The nucleotide window AATTGGTCTTAGGTTAATAATACTAGCCTCTTCGCACAAAGATAATGAGTAGTTGtgtttctaaaaaaaataggatttcaaatctgatttttcttttaaatgttttaccattatctgacttttgttttatatatatagataaattgatgatatttttcttttgaaaaaaagaaaaacactcaGTAAACATGGACTTAGCCAAGTTGGCTAGAGCGGTTGTGCTCCCATTCTGCACCCGAGTTTGAATCCCCATCTCCTTATCGCTtgtatcaacaacaaaaaaggcaCTCACATGAATATTGTTTGTGTTGgcaatttaattttcattcGGTTATACAATACTTATTtagataaaattaaataaactttttctttactcaatatatttattttccttatcCATGTAGAAAATAATTActctatattttttatttattagaatATAGAAATTCACCTTtagtatataattttttatttttccatctTACTGTTTAGACTCAAGACCATTTATTTCTTCACAATGCCCTTTTGCAATTTCAGTTTGGAATGGTGTTTCTAATTGTTCGTCCCCGATTCGTTTTTGTGATCTCCTTTTTGATTGGTTGAATTTATATGGGAATTGGAATGTTAATggtagatatatatatatatatatatatataatgcaagCATGGCTTTATGCAAACTTCATTTGTTAAATTAAACTTTGATGGTCATTGGTCAGTTTGAGATGATTGTGAAGCTACTTTTGGTTAAACATTCTTTGCTTGCTGGTACAAAGAGTATTGGCCTCACAAGAGTTTTGATGGTTGAAGGGCAAGCTCTAAATGATGGTTTGCTGGATCGATACTTCAAAGTCTCGATTGAAGGCGACTCTAAGCTTCTCATTGGCTGCATCTCTGTTGATGTTCTATACCATGGAGATTTTTAATGTGGTTAGTTCATCATATACATAAAATGGGAAAGGAAACATCATTAGATTCAATTGGACCGGTGCAGTTATAGCAACAATGGAGGAACAGATAACAGAACAAATTCGATTACCACTATAATCCTAAGAAGATCAAGTGTTTTTAGACAGACTTAAGACAAGATGCAGTAGTAATCTTCTTCACACAAAAGAGTAGCATAAGTTTGAAGCTTTTATCAAAGAAGAACGTCCCTAATGGAGCGCAATGCAGATGCAGCATCACGGATGCCCTTTCGGTCTCTTGAGGATTCTGCAGAACACTCAATTCCAGTTCTAAATATCAAACTCAAACACTCCTCCAATTTTTGTGCAGTTGCGCTGCGTTGCTTGGGAGTGTCCTTGATGCCTCCTTGAAGAAATAATACCGCATCTGCAATCTCTGTCTTCACAAAATTATGAAGGTTCAAGCCATCACTGAACATGTAGCCAGTGGGTTTCTTCCCAGTAAACATCTCTAACAAGAGAATGCCAAAGCTGGACACATCCCCATACGTTGACACCTCACTTCTCATTCCATACTCTACAATTCCAAAATCAGATATCGTTACTGTAATTGCAAACAGTAGAGCTTTCTTAGAAGCAAGTAAGAGTAACATTTCAACCATGAGCTTTCCATGATGCGGAAGTTTAACAAGATACGTGTACAAAGAAAATCCCAGAGAATTGGAAAACTCCAATAATGTGAGTGGAAAAGTGAATGCAGAATCGATTCTTTTTGTTATATGTATTGCCACATGTGACAATCTAATTAGCAGTAATTTTTCCAGGTAGGGTAAAAGGAGAAAGCAAACTGTTTGAAAAATGGAGATAATTTACCTGGTGCAGCATAGCCAACTGATCCTCTTATTCCAATGGAACTTATTTGATTTGCAGAAATGTTACTTGATAACTTTGAGAGAAATCTTGCTAGCCCAAAGTCAGCAACATGTCCAGTCAATTCATTGTCTAAAAGAACATTGTTTGGCTTGAGATCACAATGAACGATTGCAGTTCGCAATGATTATGAAGATAATCTAGTGCACAGGCAACATCAATGGCGATGTTCAGCCTCTGAAGAAGATTCATACTCTTGGATTCGTCTCCTACCTCTTTTGTTCTAGTAGGCAGATGCAACCACTCGTCTAAGTTCCCATTTTCCATGAACTCATAAACCAGAGCCTTGAAAATCAGCACTTGAACATGCAGTAATAATCTTGACGAGATTTCGATGCCTGATATTTCTCAAAGCCTCAGACTCTGTTATGACACTCTTCAAAGCTCCCTGCCGTAATAGGTTAAACACTTTTATGGCAACCAACTGAGCTCCACCATCATCAAGAACTCCTTTGTACACAGATCCAAAACTGCCCACACTAATCAAATTAGTCAAAGTGAACCAATCGGTAGCTTTTACAAGAGCAGCATATGGTACttacaaaattttctcaaaattgcTTCGGGCGCTCTTTTCTTAGCTTCTTCCTTAATGGACGTAGATATAGGAAAGACGACCAGGATGATTAACTCAAAGGCAGGGACTACACAGATTACTAATTTCAAGGCAAGGGTCATCCTCCTTTTCTTGGACTCTTTGGATGGAAAGTTGCATTTGGGCAGGTGGAATTCAACAACACTGCTGCAAAGCTTGCTGTTTCCAACAACCGAAGTTGCACTGGTATTTTTGAAGGCACGTCCCACAGGCAGCATGCCctcaaaatcattaaaaaatatattcaaattcaGCAAATGTAAACCCTCCAAGTATTGTGGAATCTTGCCCGACAGATTGTTTCGAGAAAGATCCAAAACTTGAATTCCTCTCAATGTTTCAAAAGGCAAAAGAATGGTCCCTTGGAAGGAGTCGCCTTGCAACCGGAGGACTTCTAAACTTTCACACTTGCCAAGATTTCTGGGAGTTCCCCAGATGACATGTTATCATAAAGGTCCAATGAACTTAGACCTTTCACATTTCCAACTTCCATGGGAAGGGAACCAGTCAAGTGGTTTCGAG belongs to Prunus persica cultivar Lovell chromosome G4, Prunus_persica_NCBIv2, whole genome shotgun sequence and includes:
- the LOC18779150 gene encoding putative receptor-like protein kinase At3g47110; the protein is MLPTSIGNLSTTLVGFDVSFNRIHGGIPNGIGNLVNLNILFMNYNQFTGNIPADIGRLQKIGRLGLDNNKLSGHIPSSVGNLTELTTLELQGSDLEGSIPPSLGQCRKLLLLKLSQNKLSGSITQQVWGLSSLSVVLNLSRNHLTGSLPMEVGNVKGLSSLDLYDNMSSGELPEILARVLDDGGAQLVAIKVFNLLRQGALKSVITESEALRNIRHRNLVKIITACSSADFQGSDNELTGHVADFGLARFLSKLSSNISANQISSIGIRGSVGYAAPEYGMRSEVSTYGDVSSFGILLLEMFTGKKPTGYMFSDGLNLHNFVKTEIADAVLFLQGGIKDTPKQRSATAQKLEECLSLIFRTGIECSAESSRDRKGIRDAASALRSIRDVLL